From Verrucomicrobiia bacterium, the proteins below share one genomic window:
- a CDS encoding ABC transporter ATP-binding protein, which produces MSSHRNLGSHTDPTFKSKPRPTGEVIRRVSVYLRPYLWMVVGTVGFAILSLAAGFLYPKLTRVIIDDVITKGRRELLTPVALGLLAAFLFREIFNSIRIRINNTLEQNVIYDMRRQVYGRLQRLPVPWFDQRASGDLMTRIIEDVNNVERLLIDGVEQGTVAVLSIVGAMVFMVMASPTLALVSLVPVPFLIGGALWYTLTAHTRYRLQREASSAMNALLMDNLQGMRQIKAFGRQTHEDSRFEQRANELRTGTLVVMRAWAYYGPAMQFVGALGIGLVLWVGGSQVINGRMEVGELVAFMLYAGMFFYEPIGRLHGLNQMLQSARAAAARVFDILDTQEERSDRTGRLKQPVRGDIRYESVAFSYGENRIVLRDVSLQAKPGEMIALVGPTGAGKSTLVNLLPAFYEPTAGRILIDGQNISNIALAGLREHISVVSQEAFLFNGTIRENILYGRLDAKDDELIAAAKAANCHEFISRLPQGYDSHVGERGVKLSVGEKQRVSIARALLKNAPILILDEATASVDTATEKLIQEALERLMANRTSFVIAHRLSTIRRADQILVLRQGQVVERGTHEQLLAKDGLYARLARIQGTTFIEESFEKLEPAPEVDAAEPMLKTEREQ; this is translated from the coding sequence ATGTCGTCACATCGCAATCTCGGCTCGCATACCGATCCCACGTTCAAATCGAAGCCACGGCCCACGGGCGAAGTGATCCGCCGCGTCAGCGTCTACCTTCGGCCGTATCTTTGGATGGTGGTTGGCACCGTGGGGTTCGCCATTCTTTCACTCGCTGCAGGTTTTCTGTATCCAAAACTCACACGTGTGATCATCGACGACGTGATCACCAAAGGCCGGCGCGAACTGCTCACTCCCGTTGCGCTTGGTCTGCTGGCCGCCTTCCTGTTTCGCGAAATCTTCAACAGCATCCGCATTCGCATCAACAACACGCTGGAACAGAACGTCATTTACGACATGCGCCGCCAGGTATATGGGCGGTTGCAGCGGCTGCCGGTGCCGTGGTTCGACCAGCGCGCCTCGGGCGATCTCATGACGCGCATTATCGAGGACGTCAACAATGTTGAGCGGTTGCTCATCGATGGCGTGGAACAGGGAACGGTCGCAGTCCTCAGCATCGTCGGAGCAATGGTGTTCATGGTGATGGCGAGCCCAACGCTAGCGCTGGTGTCGCTCGTTCCTGTGCCGTTTCTGATCGGCGGCGCGCTTTGGTACACATTGACGGCCCACACGCGCTATCGGCTTCAGCGCGAGGCCTCGAGCGCCATGAATGCCCTGCTCATGGACAACCTTCAGGGCATGCGGCAGATCAAGGCGTTTGGACGCCAGACCCATGAGGATTCACGTTTTGAACAACGCGCAAACGAGTTGCGCACGGGGACGCTCGTCGTCATGCGCGCCTGGGCGTACTACGGGCCGGCAATGCAATTCGTCGGCGCGCTCGGGATCGGCCTTGTCCTGTGGGTCGGCGGCTCGCAGGTGATCAATGGCCGGATGGAAGTCGGCGAACTCGTGGCGTTCATGCTCTATGCGGGCATGTTCTTTTATGAACCCATCGGCCGCCTGCACGGATTGAACCAGATGTTGCAATCCGCACGCGCCGCCGCTGCACGCGTCTTTGATATTCTCGACACCCAGGAGGAACGCAGCGACCGCACGGGCCGCCTCAAGCAACCCGTTCGCGGCGACATTCGTTATGAGAGCGTTGCGTTCAGTTACGGTGAAAACCGCATTGTCCTCCGCGATGTCAGCCTCCAGGCGAAACCCGGCGAGATGATTGCCCTCGTCGGCCCCACGGGCGCAGGCAAGTCGACGCTCGTGAACCTGCTGCCCGCATTCTACGAACCCACTGCAGGACGCATCCTGATCGATGGCCAAAACATCAGCAACATCGCGCTGGCCGGCCTTCGCGAGCACATCAGCGTCGTGAGCCAGGAAGCGTTCCTGTTCAACGGCACCATTCGCGAGAACATCCTCTACGGGCGGCTCGACGCGAAGGACGATGAATTGATCGCTGCGGCAAAGGCTGCCAATTGTCATGAGTTCATCTCGCGATTGCCACAAGGCTACGACTCTCACGTGGGAGAACGCGGCGTGAAGTTGAGCGTCGGAGAAAAGCAGCGTGTCAGTATCGCCCGCGCTCTGTTGAAGAACGCACCGATTTTGATTCTCGACGAAGCGACGGCGAGCGTGGACACGGCCACTGAGAAATTAATCCAGGAGGCCCTCGAACGGCTCATGGCGAACCGCACGAGCTTCGTCATTGCCCATCGCCTAAGCACGATTCGCCGCGCGGATCAGATCCTCGTGCTGAGGCAGGGCCAGGTTGTGGAACGCGGAACACACGAGCAACTGCTGGCGAAGGATGGGTTATATGCACGCCTTGCACGCATTCAAGGAACCACCTTTATTGAGGAAAGTTTTGAAAAATTGGAACCCGCGCCGGAAGTGGACGCTGCGGAACCAATGCTGAAAACCGAACGCGAACAGTAG
- the galB gene encoding beta-galactosidase GalB — MKCNRVRRVGLLAVTVWISLFTCLAADDAPLREKLLFNSNWRFIQGDPEGAGTNLSYAAIRPWMMATGGELSTNAAAVRPEGNPGADVSYTQPDYDDSAWRKLNLPHDWGIEGPFKQEHPGETGKLPWWGVAWYRKQFTVPAADRGRQFYLHVDGAMSFANVWVNGQYAGGWPYGYASWRVDLTPHIRAGGNNVIAIRLDNPEESSRWYPGGGIYRNVWLERTAPVHVDQWGTFVTTPVVTASAATVKIDVQVRNASTADARVFVKNQIFELDAEGDRGRAAGDAGMLSIETPAGGTGKTTMQIPVKSPRLWSISKPNRYVAVTSIERDGRVVDRYETPFGIRTFEFTVANGFLLNGKRVPLNGVCNHHDLGALGAALNTRALERQLELLQEMGCNAIRTSHNPPAPELLELCDRMGFVVIDEFSDTWSRPKKRNGYALIFRDWAEKDMRALVRRDRNHPCVVMWSTGNEIPEQGNTNLHSISRWLTDISHQEDPTRPVTVGCNNIGAGYNGFQKTLDVFGYNYKPQEYGKFRAANPGIPLYGSETASCVSSRGEYFFPVSDDKSKGMADFHVSSYDLYAPRWAMPPDQEFQGQDEFPFVAGEFVWTGFDYLGEPTPYNADLSNLLNYTDPADKARAEQELREIGRIRVPSRSSYFGIIDLAGFKKDRFYIYQARWRPELPMAHILPHWNWPDRVGQVTPIHVYTSGDEAELFLNGKSQGRKKKGQFTYRLRWDDVVYQPGEVRVVAYKGGKRWATAEVKTAGEASQVTLEADRRRIRADGRDLAFVTALVADRRGGMVPRAKNRIRFEIEGPGELIATDNGSPIDFESFQSVERNAFNGMALAIVRTKPGESGTITVKATADGLEAATVRIRSRR, encoded by the coding sequence ATGAAATGCAACCGGGTCAGGCGGGTGGGTCTTCTTGCAGTCACAGTCTGGATTTCACTTTTTACGTGTCTTGCGGCCGACGACGCGCCGTTGCGTGAGAAGCTCCTGTTCAACTCAAACTGGCGCTTCATCCAGGGCGATCCTGAAGGCGCCGGAACGAACCTCTCCTATGCCGCGATTCGCCCTTGGATGATGGCGACGGGCGGTGAGCTGAGCACCAATGCCGCCGCGGTTCGACCCGAAGGAAACCCAGGTGCGGACGTTTCCTACACCCAGCCTGATTACGACGATTCGGCCTGGCGAAAGTTAAATCTTCCGCACGACTGGGGAATTGAAGGTCCGTTCAAGCAGGAGCATCCGGGCGAAACCGGCAAATTACCCTGGTGGGGTGTTGCCTGGTATCGCAAGCAATTCACCGTGCCCGCAGCCGATCGCGGCAGGCAGTTTTACCTGCATGTCGACGGCGCAATGTCGTTTGCGAACGTCTGGGTCAACGGCCAATACGCCGGTGGCTGGCCGTACGGTTACGCTTCGTGGCGCGTGGACCTGACGCCGCACATTCGCGCTGGCGGGAACAATGTCATCGCCATCCGACTCGATAACCCTGAGGAATCGTCCCGCTGGTATCCAGGCGGCGGCATTTATCGCAATGTGTGGCTCGAACGAACTGCGCCCGTGCACGTGGATCAATGGGGAACATTTGTCACCACGCCCGTTGTGACTGCCAGTGCGGCGACGGTGAAGATCGATGTGCAGGTCAGGAATGCGTCGACGGCCGATGCGCGAGTCTTTGTGAAGAATCAAATCTTCGAACTGGATGCAGAAGGGGACCGGGGCCGCGCCGCGGGGGATGCAGGCATGTTGAGCATCGAAACTCCCGCAGGCGGAACGGGCAAGACCACGATGCAGATCCCAGTCAAGTCGCCGCGGCTTTGGAGCATTTCCAAGCCAAACCGTTACGTCGCGGTCACTTCCATTGAGCGGGATGGCCGGGTGGTGGATCGATACGAAACTCCGTTCGGCATTCGCACGTTCGAGTTTACTGTCGCCAACGGCTTTCTGTTGAATGGCAAACGCGTTCCACTCAATGGCGTTTGCAATCATCATGACCTGGGCGCGCTTGGCGCCGCGTTGAACACGCGCGCTTTGGAACGGCAGCTGGAACTGCTGCAGGAAATGGGGTGCAACGCGATCCGCACCAGCCACAACCCGCCCGCTCCTGAATTGCTTGAGCTGTGCGATCGCATGGGTTTCGTGGTCATCGATGAATTCAGCGACACTTGGTCGCGGCCCAAGAAGCGCAACGGTTACGCGCTCATCTTCCGCGACTGGGCGGAAAAGGATATGCGTGCGTTAGTGCGGCGCGATCGGAATCATCCCTGTGTCGTGATGTGGAGCACGGGCAATGAAATTCCGGAGCAGGGGAACACGAACCTTCATTCGATCTCGCGCTGGCTGACCGATATTTCGCACCAGGAAGATCCGACTCGTCCCGTGACGGTTGGTTGCAATAACATTGGCGCCGGTTACAACGGGTTCCAAAAAACCCTCGACGTCTTTGGCTACAACTACAAGCCGCAGGAATACGGGAAGTTCCGCGCGGCGAATCCTGGGATCCCGCTGTACGGCAGCGAAACCGCGTCGTGCGTCAGTTCTCGCGGCGAGTATTTTTTCCCTGTCAGCGACGACAAATCCAAGGGGATGGCGGATTTCCACGTGAGTTCCTACGACCTTTACGCGCCTCGCTGGGCAATGCCGCCCGACCAGGAGTTTCAGGGGCAGGATGAGTTTCCGTTTGTCGCGGGCGAGTTCGTCTGGACGGGTTTTGATTATCTGGGAGAGCCGACGCCCTACAACGCGGATTTGAGCAACCTCCTTAACTACACTGACCCGGCGGACAAAGCCCGCGCTGAACAGGAACTGCGCGAGATTGGGCGAATTCGAGTGCCCTCACGCAGCTCCTACTTCGGCATCATTGATCTTGCGGGATTCAAGAAGGATCGCTTTTACATCTACCAGGCTCGCTGGCGCCCAGAACTGCCGATGGCGCATATTCTCCCGCATTGGAACTGGCCCGACCGGGTGGGGCAGGTGACGCCCATTCACGTCTACACGTCGGGCGACGAGGCCGAACTGTTTCTAAATGGCAAGTCCCAGGGTCGGAAGAAGAAGGGGCAATTCACGTATCGCCTCCGTTGGGACGACGTCGTTTATCAGCCGGGTGAAGTTCGCGTCGTCGCGTATAAGGGCGGCAAACGTTGGGCCACCGCGGAAGTCAAAACTGCGGGTGAGGCATCGCAGGTGACGCTCGAAGCGGATCGACGCCGGATTCGCGCCGATGGCCGGGATCTTGCGTTTGTAACGGCGCTGGTCGCGGATCGCAGAGGCGGGATGGTTCCGCGCGCGAAGAACCGGATTCGTTTTGAGATTGAAGGGCCGGGCGAGTTGATTGCGACGGACAACGGCAGCCCGATTGATTTCGAATCGTTTCAATCCGTTGAGCGCAATGCGTTTAATGGCATGGCTCTCGCAATCGTTCGAACGAAGCCGGGGGAATCCGGAACAATCACGGTCAAAGCCACAGCGGACGGGTTGGAAGCCGCGACAGTGCGCATTCGAAGCCGCCGTTAA
- a CDS encoding type 1 glutamine amidotransferase domain-containing protein, whose product MRMQKNLLTFVEDIYEDLELWYPKLRLEEAGFPTRVAAPELKTYSGKHGYPAKADILLSDCESRDFAGLLIPGGFMPDKLRRDAKVLSLTREFFEQGKLVAFICHGGWIPISAKILRGKRVTGSRGIKDDLENAGGIWVDEAVVIDGNLISSRTPNDLAPFAKAMVDFLSAR is encoded by the coding sequence ATGCGCATGCAAAAAAACCTGCTGACGTTTGTGGAGGACATCTACGAGGATCTCGAGTTGTGGTATCCCAAGCTGCGGCTCGAGGAAGCCGGTTTCCCAACTCGCGTCGCCGCACCCGAGTTGAAAACCTATTCCGGCAAACATGGCTACCCCGCGAAAGCGGACATTCTCCTCAGCGATTGTGAAAGCCGCGACTTCGCCGGCCTGTTGATTCCCGGCGGGTTCATGCCCGACAAACTGCGCCGCGACGCAAAGGTTCTTTCGCTAACACGCGAATTCTTTGAACAGGGCAAGCTCGTCGCCTTCATCTGCCATGGCGGCTGGATCCCCATTTCTGCAAAGATCCTGCGCGGCAAACGTGTCACGGGTTCGCGCGGGATCAAGGACGACCTGGAAAATGCCGGCGGCATCTGGGTGGATGAAGCGGTGGTCATCGATGGCAACCTCATTTCAAGTCGCACACCAAATGACCTTGCGCCATTCGCAAAGGCCATGGTCGATTTTCTTTCGGCACGCTAA
- a CDS encoding glycoside hydrolase family 2 TIM barrel-domain containing protein, translating into MNTLKLLAVAVLCFTSLTEAASRRVLSFDADWRFLKGNAEGPEARAFDDLNWRRVDVPHDWSIEGPFAQTNRTGGSGGFLPSGISWYRKTFSVNSNDAGRVVWIEFDGVMQNSDVWINGKHLGHRPNGYVSFKYDLTPHVIPGADNVIAVRADTSQQPSSRWYTGAGIYRHVRVVITDPLHIPQWTTFVTTPRVSPDGAVVRVQTSVTNSSDSSKEVSLRIALRNSRGRAVGQAETPSQTIAPGAAAAFEQEIAVTRPQLWSLEDPELYQAVIEVREGSKVLDEEATRFGIRTFEFNTDTGFWLNGKNFKINGVCVHHDGGAFGAAVPLAVWESRLQALRELGANAVRTAHNPVAPEFLDLCDRMGFLVMNEFFDCWTVGKTRYGYHQFFREWAHTDQRDTIRRDRNHPSVILYSIGNEIHDTPRQAQAKEIASGLVQVCKENDPTRPVTQALFRPNVSGDYTNGLADMLDVIGTNYRDIELLAAHRAKAGRKIIGTEQGHELRIWLACRDHPQHAGQFLWTGIDYLGEARRWPRVGFGSGLLDRTGHARPLAFQRQSWWSEKPMVRAVRRIGRDELAVTDPGYESADLRRPQVLFADWTPRNAEAHDESVEVFSNCAEVELVLNGKSLGSKPKPRDDSQRTWTVPYAPGTLKAIGRNDRKIVASHELRTAGKPAKLLLTADRNRISPSWDDVAMVVVTVVDENGVMIPTAADTLTFSLKGPGVVAAVDNGDNASHEPFQAGERQALQGRCVAYVKATDGGRIQLTASAPGLRTGTINISATR; encoded by the coding sequence ATGAACACATTGAAACTTCTTGCGGTTGCAGTGTTGTGCTTCACGTCGTTGACCGAAGCCGCGTCGCGCCGAGTTCTGTCGTTTGATGCTGATTGGCGTTTCCTGAAAGGCAATGCTGAAGGCCCCGAGGCCCGCGCCTTTGACGACCTGAACTGGCGGCGCGTCGATGTTCCGCACGACTGGAGCATAGAAGGACCCTTCGCGCAAACCAATCGAACGGGCGGATCCGGGGGATTTCTGCCATCCGGCATCAGCTGGTATCGCAAAACATTCTCTGTGAATTCAAACGACGCGGGCCGCGTCGTGTGGATTGAGTTCGACGGCGTCATGCAGAACAGCGATGTCTGGATCAACGGCAAGCACCTTGGCCATCGGCCAAACGGATACGTGAGTTTCAAATACGATCTAACTCCGCATGTGATTCCTGGGGCGGACAACGTGATTGCGGTTCGCGCGGATACCTCGCAGCAGCCTTCCTCACGATGGTACACAGGGGCAGGGATCTACAGACATGTGCGCGTGGTAATCACGGATCCCTTGCACATCCCTCAGTGGACAACATTTGTGACCACGCCGCGGGTGAGCCCCGATGGTGCTGTGGTACGCGTGCAGACGAGCGTCACGAACAGTTCTGACAGTTCAAAAGAGGTGTCGCTGCGGATCGCTTTGAGAAACAGCCGTGGGCGCGCTGTGGGCCAGGCGGAAACACCATCGCAGACGATCGCGCCGGGAGCAGCAGCCGCGTTCGAGCAGGAGATCGCGGTGACGCGTCCGCAGCTGTGGTCGCTTGAAGACCCCGAGCTCTATCAGGCGGTGATTGAAGTCCGCGAAGGTTCCAAAGTTCTGGATGAGGAAGCGACGCGCTTTGGGATCCGCACTTTTGAATTCAACACCGACACCGGGTTTTGGTTGAACGGGAAAAACTTCAAGATCAACGGCGTTTGCGTGCATCACGACGGCGGCGCATTCGGCGCCGCGGTGCCACTCGCGGTGTGGGAAAGCCGGTTGCAAGCCTTGCGCGAATTGGGCGCCAACGCCGTTCGCACCGCTCACAATCCCGTGGCGCCTGAGTTCCTGGATCTCTGCGATCGAATGGGCTTTCTTGTGATGAACGAATTCTTCGACTGCTGGACGGTTGGAAAGACACGCTACGGATATCATCAATTCTTCCGCGAATGGGCACACACTGACCAGCGCGACACAATCCGCCGCGATCGAAACCATCCCAGCGTCATCCTCTACAGCATCGGAAACGAAATCCACGACACGCCAAGGCAGGCGCAGGCGAAGGAAATCGCCAGCGGGCTGGTTCAGGTTTGCAAGGAGAACGACCCGACAAGGCCGGTGACGCAGGCGCTCTTTCGCCCGAATGTCAGCGGCGATTACACCAACGGACTGGCCGACATGCTGGATGTCATTGGCACGAACTATAGGGACATCGAACTGCTTGCGGCGCATCGCGCGAAGGCCGGACGCAAGATTATTGGAACGGAGCAGGGGCATGAATTGCGAATCTGGCTTGCGTGCCGCGATCATCCACAACACGCGGGGCAGTTTCTTTGGACGGGCATCGATTACCTTGGCGAGGCGCGTCGATGGCCGCGCGTGGGATTCGGGTCGGGATTGCTCGATCGCACGGGGCATGCTCGTCCACTGGCGTTTCAACGACAGAGCTGGTGGAGCGAAAAGCCGATGGTGCGTGCGGTGCGGCGAATCGGGCGCGACGAACTCGCGGTCACCGATCCCGGATACGAAAGCGCCGATCTGCGCCGGCCACAGGTGTTGTTCGCTGACTGGACACCGCGGAATGCCGAGGCTCACGACGAGAGCGTTGAGGTTTTCAGCAATTGCGCCGAGGTGGAACTTGTGTTGAACGGAAAGAGTCTGGGATCGAAGCCCAAGCCGCGAGACGATTCGCAGCGAACCTGGACCGTGCCTTACGCGCCTGGAACGTTGAAAGCGATCGGGCGCAACGACCGGAAGATTGTGGCGTCGCATGAATTGCGCACTGCTGGCAAACCGGCAAAGCTGCTGCTGACCGCCGATCGGAACCGCATCTCGCCCTCATGGGACGATGTGGCGATGGTGGTGGTGACTGTTGTGGATGAAAACGGAGTGATGATACCTACTGCCGCTGACACGCTGACGTTCAGCTTGAAAGGTCCGGGCGTCGTTGCGGCTGTGGACAACGGCGACAATGCAAGCCACGAACCCTTTCAGGCGGGCGAGCGCCAGGCATTGCAAGGGCGTTGCGTCGCGTATGTGAAGGCAACCGATGGCGGGAGAATCCAACTCACGGCTTCAGCGCCCGGATTGCGGACTGGAACAATCAATATTTCAGCCACGCGGTAA
- a CDS encoding DUF2905 domain-containing protein: MPQVGKFLVIAGLILAAVGALLWMGFGKGWLGRLPGDIQVSRGNFSFYFPVVTCLLISIVLTLLMWIFRR; encoded by the coding sequence ATGCCACAGGTTGGAAAATTCCTGGTCATTGCGGGCCTCATCCTTGCGGCCGTGGGCGCGCTCTTATGGATGGGATTCGGCAAGGGTTGGTTAGGCCGCCTGCCAGGAGACATCCAGGTCAGCCGCGGGAATTTCAGCTTCTATTTCCCAGTCGTGACCTGCCTTCTGATCAGCATCGTGTTGACGCTGTTGATGTGGATCTTCCGAAGATGA
- a CDS encoding CbiX/SirB N-terminal domain-containing protein, protein MLSDDYSDAALLLIGHGSTQNRASEKPVFQHAAEIRRRRIFHEVREGFWKQEPKIATVLQGITTPRVFIVPLFISEGYFSEQVIPQSLGFSLGADPASRTRSDGRRTIHYCRPVGTHSSLTQVLLARARGVVAQFPFPRAPKPPDITLFIAGHGTPQSDESRRSVDEQAQRIRNLNEYAAVHSIFMEEEPRIHQCYSLAGTRNMVVVPFFISDGMHTEEDIPVMLGEAERLVRDRIATGQPPWRNPTERNGKLVWYASAVGTESTLADVIIERVKEL, encoded by the coding sequence GTGTTGAGCGACGATTACTCTGATGCCGCCCTGTTGCTGATCGGGCACGGGTCCACGCAAAATCGGGCTTCAGAAAAGCCGGTATTTCAGCACGCGGCGGAAATCCGCAGGCGGCGGATTTTTCATGAGGTGCGCGAGGGCTTCTGGAAACAGGAGCCTAAGATCGCAACGGTCCTGCAAGGCATCACCACGCCGCGCGTTTTCATTGTGCCGCTATTCATCAGCGAGGGTTACTTTAGCGAACAGGTCATTCCTCAATCCCTCGGATTTTCGCTTGGCGCAGACCCCGCCTCGCGAACGCGCTCGGATGGCAGGCGAACGATTCATTACTGCAGACCTGTTGGAACCCATTCCAGCCTCACCCAGGTGCTGCTCGCCAGGGCGCGGGGCGTTGTGGCGCAGTTTCCTTTTCCGCGCGCACCCAAACCCCCGGACATCACGCTCTTCATTGCGGGGCATGGGACGCCGCAATCCGATGAATCCCGGCGCTCGGTCGACGAACAGGCCCAGCGGATTCGCAACCTTAATGAGTATGCAGCCGTCCATTCCATTTTCATGGAAGAGGAACCCCGCATTCATCAATGCTACTCCCTGGCTGGAACCCGCAACATGGTTGTTGTCCCGTTTTTCATCAGCGATGGCATGCACACGGAGGAGGATATTCCAGTCATGCTGGGTGAAGCAGAGAGGCTTGTGCGCGACCGCATCGCAACAGGACAGCCGCCCTGGCGGAATCCGACCGAGCGAAACGGAAAGCTGGTCTGGTATGCATCGGCTGTGGGCACAGAATCGACGCTTGCTGACGTCATCATTGAACGCGTGAAGGAATTATGA
- the rho gene encoding transcription termination factor Rho, whose amino-acid sequence MSTDKNNGTELGSGYLEISEKGFGFLRTAQNHFHPKPTDIFVTPDTIKRNFLREGSHIVGPTQPPHRGTSPQLKAVERVNDMAFEEYTRAVRFENLTTIDPIEKFRLETSPDLIEARVIDLVTPIGKGTRGLIVAPPRTGKTTILKQIANSVTENHPEVHVMVLLIDERPEEVTDFQRSVKAEVVASSNDQDLETHVRLSRFMIERCRRMVESGKDVFVLLDSLTRVARAYNSVHGGSGRTMTGGVDARALEIPRKMFASARKIEDGGSLTIIATALVDTGSRMDELIFQEFKGTGNMELILDRKLSDRRLFPAIDIPKSGTRKEEKLFPPKQIEAIRKLRRTMVDLNPVEAMETLTAALKKHKVNDDLLAKLDKGS is encoded by the coding sequence ATGAGCACTGATAAGAACAACGGTACGGAACTGGGTTCCGGTTATCTGGAAATCTCGGAAAAAGGTTTCGGGTTCCTCCGCACCGCACAAAACCATTTTCATCCCAAACCGACGGACATCTTCGTCACTCCCGACACGATCAAGCGCAATTTCCTTCGCGAGGGGAGTCATATTGTCGGGCCTACCCAGCCGCCGCATCGCGGGACCAGCCCCCAGTTGAAGGCGGTCGAACGGGTGAACGACATGGCGTTCGAGGAATACACTCGCGCCGTCCGTTTCGAAAATTTAACGACCATCGATCCCATCGAAAAGTTCCGCCTGGAAACTTCGCCCGACCTGATTGAAGCACGGGTGATTGATCTGGTGACCCCGATTGGAAAGGGCACACGCGGCTTGATTGTTGCTCCGCCCCGCACGGGGAAGACAACCATCCTGAAGCAGATCGCCAATTCCGTGACGGAAAACCATCCCGAAGTGCATGTGATGGTCCTGCTGATTGACGAACGTCCCGAGGAAGTCACCGATTTTCAGCGCTCCGTTAAGGCGGAAGTGGTCGCGTCCTCGAACGACCAGGATCTCGAGACACACGTGCGGCTCTCGCGTTTTATGATTGAACGCTGCAGGCGCATGGTGGAATCAGGCAAGGACGTATTTGTGCTGCTGGATTCGCTGACCCGCGTGGCCCGCGCCTACAACAGCGTGCATGGCGGCAGCGGACGCACGATGACGGGTGGTGTTGATGCGCGCGCGCTAGAAATTCCGCGCAAGATGTTTGCATCCGCCCGCAAAATTGAAGACGGCGGTTCGCTCACCATCATTGCGACCGCCCTGGTGGATACGGGGTCACGGATGGACGAATTGATTTTCCAGGAGTTCAAAGGCACGGGCAACATGGAGTTGATCCTCGACCGCAAACTCTCCGACCGCCGGCTCTTTCCCGCGATCGACATTCCGAAAAGCGGCACGCGCAAGGAAGAGAAGCTGTTCCCGCCCAAGCAGATTGAGGCGATTCGCAAGCTGCGGCGAACCATGGTCGACTTGAATCCAGTGGAAGCCATGGAAACTCTGACCGCCGCGCTGAAGAAGCACAAAGTGAACGACGACCTGCTGGCGAAGCTCGACAAAGGTTCCTGA
- a CDS encoding Gfo/Idh/MocA family oxidoreductase yields the protein MIAPTIRWGILGTAGIARKNWRALRDSGNSIVTAVGSRDVERSRAFIRECQDAMPFETSPRPCSTYEEVIESSDVEAIYIPLPTGIRKQWVLRAAAAGKHVLCEKPCALNSQDLAEMIAACRKHNVQFMDGVMFMHNPRMQRIREWLDDGATTGDVKRIMSVFAFCAVDDFFRDNIRIHSELEPTGCLGDLGWYCIRFSLWAMNWQLPREVSGRILSERGSSISPGSAPTDFSGELIFNETASAGFYCSFLVEKQQWANISGTRGSLRVADFVHAANASEPVVDVNETLVPVRDVDAIPAMAQDARMFRNFSAAVASGRLNDEWPMWALKTQQVADACFRSSRDGGAAISVG from the coding sequence ATGATCGCACCGACAATTCGCTGGGGAATCCTGGGTACGGCTGGCATTGCGCGTAAAAACTGGCGCGCATTGCGCGACAGCGGCAATTCGATTGTGACGGCGGTGGGAAGCCGCGACGTGGAGCGCAGCCGCGCGTTCATCCGAGAATGTCAGGACGCGATGCCTTTCGAGACATCGCCCCGGCCTTGCAGCACATACGAGGAAGTCATTGAGAGTTCTGATGTCGAAGCCATTTACATTCCATTGCCCACGGGAATTCGAAAGCAGTGGGTATTGCGCGCGGCGGCAGCGGGAAAGCATGTCCTTTGCGAGAAGCCTTGTGCTCTCAATTCCCAGGACCTCGCAGAAATGATCGCGGCGTGCCGCAAGCACAACGTGCAGTTCATGGACGGCGTCATGTTCATGCACAATCCACGGATGCAACGGATTCGGGAATGGCTCGACGATGGAGCAACGACAGGTGACGTGAAACGGATCATGTCAGTTTTTGCCTTCTGTGCAGTGGACGATTTCTTTCGCGACAACATCCGGATTCACAGCGAGCTGGAGCCGACGGGTTGCCTCGGGGATTTGGGCTGGTATTGCATTCGGTTTTCGCTTTGGGCGATGAACTGGCAGCTGCCGCGCGAGGTCTCCGGACGCATTCTGTCGGAACGCGGCAGCAGCATCAGCCCGGGCTCGGCGCCCACCGACTTCTCGGGTGAGCTGATTTTCAATGAAACGGCCTCGGCCGGGTTTTACTGTTCATTCCTGGTTGAAAAGCAACAGTGGGCGAACATCAGTGGCACGCGCGGGTCGTTGCGCGTTGCCGACTTCGTCCATGCGGCGAATGCCTCGGAGCCAGTGGTTGACGTCAATGAAACGCTGGTTCCCGTTCGCGATGTTGACGCCATTCCTGCGATGGCACAGGACGCCCGCATGTTCCGGAACTTCTCGGCTGCCGTGGCATCAGGCAGGCTGAACGACGAATGGCCGATGTGGGCATTGAAGACGCAGCAGGTGGCGGATGCCTGTTTCAGGTCGTCACGAGACGGCGGGGCTGCGATTTCGGTGGGATAA